Part of the Salinigranum rubrum genome is shown below.
CGACGCGGACGAGGCCGATAACCGCACCGAGGGTGAGAGTGGTTCAGTCCGAACTCGCGCCCTCGCCGGCGTCGATACTGCCGACTTCGGGCGCCGACTCCTCGGCCGTCGCGGTTTTGAGTTTCCCGGCGGCGACGGTGACCACGTAGATGCCGACGGCGATGAGGACGATGACGCCGCCCGCGGTGGCCTCCGCGTAGTAGGCGACGCCGATGCCGAGGAGAACCGCGAGTTCGGCGAGCACGACCGAGACCACGAGCGACTCGGAGAAACTCCGCGACACCTGCGCCGCGCCCGCGACGGGGACGACGAGCATGGCGGCGACGAGGATGACGCCCATGATCTGCATCGCGCCGACGACCACCAGCGCGGTCAGCATCACCATGATTCGGTTGTACCACGTCACGGAGATACCCGACACCGCCGCGGCCGTCTCGTCGAACGTGACGTACAGCAGTTGATTCCGGGTGAGGCCGACGGTGGCGACGATGACGGCGAACAGCACCAGCAGGATGGCGGCGTTCTCCGCCGACACGGTCGAGAGATTCCCAAAGAGGTACTGGTTGATGCCCACGGCGAGGCCGCCCGCGTTGAGACTGATGAGGACCGTCCCGAGGGCGAACCCCGTCGAGAGGACGATGGCCATCGAGACGTCGTTGTAGGCGTCGGTCACTTCGGAGATGACCTCGATGAGCAGCGCGGCGATCATCGCGACGACGACGGCCGAGAGGTACGGGGAGACGCCGAGGTCGAGCACGCCGTTGAGAAAGAGGCCGACGGCGACCCCCGCGAAGGCGGTGTGCGCCAGCGCGTCGCCGATGAGCGCGAGTTGGCGGTGCACCAGGAAGGTGCCGATGAGCGGAGCCATCACGCCGATGCAGAGGCCGACGAGGATGGCCCGGTGCATGAAGCCGTACTGGAGCAGTTCGATGCCGGTCGCCCCCGCCACCCAGAGGAGGAGTTCGGACCAGTAGCGCAAGAGCCAGTAAATCGGGGCGAGGACGGGGTCGAGGGCGCTGCCCCCCGCCTGCAGCGGGAGTGCGAGCGTCGCGGTCATCGTTCGATCCCCGCGAACGCGGCGGCGGTCCCGAACGCCCGGGCGAGCGCGTCGCTCTCGACGAACTCCGCGGTGGGGCCGTCGAAGTACACCTCGCGGTTGAGACAGACGACCCGGGCGGCGTGGTCGGTCACCGCCCCGAGGTCGTGTTCGATGAGGAGCACCGTGATCCCCTCCGCGTTGAGCGATTCGAGCAGTCGGTAGAACGCCTCGACCGACTCGGCGTCCACCCCGACGGTGGGTTCGTCGAGAACGAGCAGGTCGGCCTCGCTCGCGAGCGCGCG
Proteins encoded:
- a CDS encoding metal ABC transporter permease, with protein sequence MTATLALPLQAGGSALDPVLAPIYWLLRYWSELLLWVAGATGIELLQYGFMHRAILVGLCIGVMAPLIGTFLVHRQLALIGDALAHTAFAGVAVGLFLNGVLDLGVSPYLSAVVVAMIAALLIEVISEVTDAYNDVSMAIVLSTGFALGTVLISLNAGGLAVGINQYLFGNLSTVSAENAAILLVLFAVIVATVGLTRNQLLYVTFDETAAAVSGISVTWYNRIMVMLTALVVVGAMQIMGVILVAAMLVVPVAGAAQVSRSFSESLVVSVVLAELAVLLGIGVAYYAEATAGGVIVLIAVGIYVVTVAAGKLKTATAEESAPEVGSIDAGEGASSD